The sequence AAAAGAATAGGTTGATGATAATACTTGGTGAGGCCTTCGAGCCGGGATGCCAGGTTCACCGTGTCGCCGATAACGGTGTAGTTCATTTTTTTGTCACAGCCAATATTACCCACCGTAACAATACCATAATTGATGCCCACACCGATTTTAAATTCCGGCCCGCCGGTACGTTTCTGTTCATCATTAAAAATGGTGAGGGCTTCGGTCATTTCAAGGCCTGCCAGCACCGAATCGAAGGCGTCATGACCATGGCTGACCGGGGCCCCAAAGACCGCCATAATAGCATCGCCTATGTACTTATCTACCATACCATTCCGGGCAACAATCACATCGACCATAATAGAAAAATAGCGGTTCAGGGCGTTGACCAGCGCATCGGGAGCCATCTTTTCAGAGATGGTGGTAAAACTGCGGATATCAGAAAAGAGGATTGCCACATCCCGGTTATTTCCCACAAGCATTTTATCAGGATTGGTAAAGACCTCATCGATCACGTCTTTAGGAACATAGAGCTGGAAAATGTTGCGGATCCGGGTCTCCCGTTTCTGGGCCACCACCGCCTCAAAGGCATATTTCTTAATCTGGTTATAAGCCCGGTCCAGTTCTTCCAGCATAAGGTTAAAGGTATGGGAGAGCTGGCCGATTTCATCCTTATAAAGCACCGGCACCCGTTCAGAGAGGTTATTGGACTCAATGATATGGCGCATGACCTCGACAACCTTTTCGATAGGTCTTGTCAGGTAACCGGTCAAGAGAAGGAGGAACAGTATACTGATGAGGGTCGCCCCAGCCAGAATGTAGAGGGTTGTCTGGGCGATGGTTTCAACATCACCAAAAAAGGCCTGCCGCTGTTCGGATACAAAGACCTGCCAGCCAAAGGGGGCAAAGGGAAAGGTAACAGCAACCCGTTCGATGCCCCCCAATTTCATAGTGATGAATCCCCGCTGGCCTGTAGGCACAGTCTGCTGAAGTAATGCTACCTCGGCGGTGAGATCCACTGGGTTTGCAGCCCCTGCTGCTGAGCCTGACTGCTGATTGCCGCCCCCTTGCAGATTACCGGCGGCTTGCGGTACCCCCCCTTCCAAGGTCCCTCGAGAGCTGCCCAACGGGAGAGATCCCACCTGGAGAGCAAGTTTGCCATCCCTATCGATAGCAAAGATTGCCTCGGTAGAACTGCGCATAATATTGCGGCCAAAGGATTCTACCGCCGCCTGAGCTGCCTGTTCCATATCCGATCGGCCAACAAAGCCGTTATCCACCAGGAGATTCCACTGACTGTTAGCATAGGTCTCCAGTTCCTCTGCCTTAAAAGTTAAAAAATCCACCGCGAGCTGGGTTACCGCAGAAGCGGCAGAAAAATAGGAAGAAACACCAACAAGCACCACAGAGGCAATTAAAAGCGGTATAACAACAATTATAATTTTAAGGCGGATACTCATAAAAACAGTATATCCTGTAATAATTAAGATTTCAAAGAGGTTTTGAAAAAAAGCATCTGGTTGACTGGTCTACTTGCAAATATGTAGAGTACAACCTAAAATAAGAACATGCAATATCAAAATACCAGTCCTGCCGAATACCATCGAAGCCGAAGTCCCGTTATGGCAGGGATGTTTTACCCTGATACAGATGCCGCTCTTCGAATTGCTTTGAACCGGTATTATGAAATCAGTGGCATGCAGGGATCCGAAACGAGAACCGACTGTAATCCCCTTGGTATTATCGTACCCCATGCAGCATGGGAGCTTTCTGGTCTTCTCTTGGGTCGTGCCTTTTCCTTGGTTAGAAAACGTCCTATAGAACAGGTTGTTTTATTAGGCCCTCTCCATGCCAGTACCCAGGAAGGGATCTATGTAAGCGAATCAGACAGTTTTGAGACCCCTATAGGAGATCTCTGGGTTCATAAGAATAAGGTTGATGAGTTTCTCTCCTGTAGTACCATTTTTGAACTGAATGATATACCTCACCTCTCTGAACATTCCCTTGAGGTAGTTCTTCCCTGGATAGCCGATGCATTTCCCCAGGTTTCAATCATTCCCATACTTATCGGCACCTCACGAACAAATCATATCCATGCCCTGAGCCGAGCTCTGGAATTGTGTTTTTCTGATGAATTGGACAAAACCCTTTTTATCGCCACCACTAATGTTTCGGCCCATTATGATAATGACGAAGCCTTTGAGCAGGGCCGCCGATTCTTGGAACTTGTACAGACAGGTGACGGGGCACAACTGATAGGAAACTGATAGGAACTGTCATTTCGGGATTTTTGCGGTTTTGGGTCAAAATTCGGTTTTTTCCCCGAACTATGACTTTTTACAGATTTTTGCGGTTTTGG is a genomic window of Treponema sp. J25 containing:
- a CDS encoding adenylate/guanylate cyclase domain-containing protein; protein product: MSIRLKIIIVVIPLLIASVVLVGVSSYFSAASAVTQLAVDFLTFKAEELETYANSQWNLLVDNGFVGRSDMEQAAQAAVESFGRNIMRSSTEAIFAIDRDGKLALQVGSLPLGSSRGTLEGGVPQAAGNLQGGGNQQSGSAAGAANPVDLTAEVALLQQTVPTGQRGFITMKLGGIERVAVTFPFAPFGWQVFVSEQRQAFFGDVETIAQTTLYILAGATLISILFLLLLTGYLTRPIEKVVEVMRHIIESNNLSERVPVLYKDEIGQLSHTFNLMLEELDRAYNQIKKYAFEAVVAQKRETRIRNIFQLYVPKDVIDEVFTNPDKMLVGNNRDVAILFSDIRSFTTISEKMAPDALVNALNRYFSIMVDVIVARNGMVDKYIGDAIMAVFGAPVSHGHDAFDSVLAGLEMTEALTIFNDEQKRTGGPEFKIGVGINYGIVTVGNIGCDKKMNYTVIGDTVNLASRLEGLTKYYHQPILFSEYVYEHIQGKIPCRMVDKVAVKGKTQGVPILTARRELTKAEAEAWKIHEEAVNLYYRRSFTRSAELFEKILTILPEDDISRQYLERCQRYAKNPPPAEWDGVEVITEK
- the amrB gene encoding AmmeMemoRadiSam system protein B — translated: MQYQNTSPAEYHRSRSPVMAGMFYPDTDAALRIALNRYYEISGMQGSETRTDCNPLGIIVPHAAWELSGLLLGRAFSLVRKRPIEQVVLLGPLHASTQEGIYVSESDSFETPIGDLWVHKNKVDEFLSCSTIFELNDIPHLSEHSLEVVLPWIADAFPQVSIIPILIGTSRTNHIHALSRALELCFSDELDKTLFIATTNVSAHYDNDEAFEQGRRFLELVQTGDGAQLIGN